In Ruminiclostridium papyrosolvens DSM 2782, the following proteins share a genomic window:
- a CDS encoding aspartate aminotransferase family protein: MNLEKIQEYDDKYYMNTFGKRIPVAFKKGKGIHLWSTEDEKYTDFFAGIAVNSIGYGHPIFTEMVSEQLNNLVHCSNLYYIEPQAQLAKELVENSCADKIFFSNSGAEANEGAIKLARIYFKKQGMPEKYEIITLHKSFHGRTITTLSATGQEKYAKPFEPLTKGFKKVPQNDIAALEAAITENTCAIMLEPVQGESGVYPCDPEYMKKVRELCNDKNLLLIFDEVQTGVGRTGKLFGYQNFDIEPDIFTLAKALGGGIPIAAVCAKESVAKAFTPGDHGSTFGGNPLACTAGLAVMKIMKDEKLPENAEKIGSYIKNELEKMASGSYSIISEIRSAGLMVGIELNKAIAPDIKNKMFEKKYLIANIGQNILRILPPLIITQKDADDFITALKESLEELN; this comes from the coding sequence ATGAATTTAGAAAAGATACAGGAATATGATGATAAATATTACATGAATACTTTTGGTAAAAGGATACCTGTTGCCTTTAAAAAAGGTAAGGGGATACACCTATGGAGTACGGAAGATGAAAAGTACACAGACTTTTTTGCAGGAATTGCAGTTAATTCCATAGGTTACGGCCATCCGATTTTTACTGAAATGGTCAGTGAGCAATTGAATAATCTTGTGCACTGTTCAAATCTTTATTACATAGAGCCACAGGCTCAGCTTGCTAAAGAGCTGGTAGAAAACTCCTGTGCAGATAAGATATTTTTTTCCAACAGCGGTGCTGAAGCCAACGAAGGAGCAATCAAGCTTGCCAGAATTTACTTTAAAAAACAAGGTATGCCTGAAAAGTACGAAATTATAACCCTACACAAGTCCTTTCACGGAAGAACCATAACAACTCTCAGTGCTACAGGTCAGGAAAAGTATGCAAAGCCATTTGAGCCTCTTACAAAAGGTTTTAAAAAAGTTCCTCAAAACGACATAGCTGCTTTGGAAGCTGCCATTACCGAAAATACATGCGCAATTATGCTGGAGCCAGTTCAAGGTGAAAGCGGAGTATATCCATGTGACCCTGAATATATGAAAAAAGTAAGAGAATTGTGCAATGACAAAAACCTGTTGCTTATCTTTGATGAAGTTCAGACCGGCGTAGGCAGAACCGGTAAGCTGTTTGGATATCAAAACTTTGACATAGAGCCGGATATATTTACTCTGGCAAAGGCTTTGGGAGGTGGAATTCCTATAGCAGCAGTATGTGCCAAAGAATCCGTTGCAAAGGCATTTACTCCCGGCGACCACGGTTCAACCTTTGGCGGGAATCCATTAGCCTGTACGGCAGGTCTTGCAGTTATGAAAATAATGAAGGACGAAAAGCTTCCCGAAAATGCAGAGAAAATCGGCAGTTATATTAAGAATGAACTGGAAAAAATGGCTTCCGGCTCCTACTCCATAATTTCCGAAATACGGTCGGCAGGCCTTATGGTTGGCATAGAGCTTAACAAGGCCATTGCCCCGGATATCAAAAACAAAATGTTTGAAAAGAAATACCTTATTGCCAATATAGGCCAGAATATTTTGAGAATACTTCCGCCTCTAATTATTACGCAGAAGGACGCAGATGATTTTATTACAGCATTAAAAGAATCACTGGAAGAATTAAATTAA
- the carA gene encoding glutamine-hydrolyzing carbamoyl-phosphate synthase small subunit, which translates to MKAVLLLEDGTYFSGEGFGKSGETAGEIVFNTCMTGYQEITTDPSYNGQIVTMTYPLIGNYGFNSIDNESYKPHVQGFIVKELCSTPSNWRNDMDADQYFAKHNIVGIKSIDTRALTQHIRKHGSMYGIISTECGNLDTLHKNLENYKSVPRNLVMEVTSKTPTHISGSGKKVVLLDFGVKSNIIRSLESRDCDIHILPAFSTFDEIMEFNPDGILLSNGPGDPRDLTVAKKTVQKLLGLKPIMGICLGHQLLGLSLGCNVKKLKFGHHGGNHPVKDYITGRCYITSQNHNYAIDSSSNEDIVITHRNVNDDTIEGFRHKTLPLISVQYHPEAAPGPQDSAYIFDDFVKML; encoded by the coding sequence ATGAAAGCAGTTCTATTACTTGAAGATGGTACATATTTCTCAGGAGAAGGCTTTGGAAAAAGCGGAGAAACGGCCGGAGAAATTGTTTTTAATACTTGTATGACAGGGTATCAGGAAATAACGACTGACCCTTCCTATAATGGACAAATTGTAACAATGACCTATCCGTTAATCGGTAACTATGGCTTCAATTCCATAGACAATGAATCTTACAAGCCTCATGTTCAGGGCTTTATAGTTAAGGAACTCTGCTCTACTCCCAGCAACTGGAGAAATGATATGGATGCGGATCAATATTTTGCAAAGCACAATATTGTAGGTATAAAAAGTATTGATACCAGAGCGTTGACTCAGCATATACGTAAGCACGGGAGCATGTACGGGATTATATCCACAGAATGTGGTAATCTGGATACTCTTCACAAAAACCTTGAAAACTATAAAAGTGTCCCAAGAAACCTGGTAATGGAAGTTACTTCAAAAACTCCCACCCATATTTCCGGTTCGGGTAAAAAAGTTGTCCTTCTGGATTTCGGTGTAAAAAGCAACATAATACGTTCTCTTGAAAGCAGAGACTGCGATATACACATTCTCCCAGCTTTCAGTACCTTTGATGAAATTATGGAATTTAATCCCGACGGTATTCTTCTTTCCAACGGCCCCGGCGACCCGAGGGATTTAACTGTGGCTAAAAAAACCGTTCAAAAGCTTCTGGGCTTAAAGCCAATCATGGGAATTTGCCTTGGACATCAACTTTTGGGACTCTCCTTGGGCTGCAATGTCAAAAAGCTCAAATTCGGACACCACGGCGGGAATCATCCTGTTAAGGATTACATCACCGGAAGATGCTATATAACTTCTCAGAATCACAATTACGCAATAGACAGCAGTTCCAACGAGGATATTGTGATAACACACAGAAACGTAAACGATGATACAATCGAGGGCTTCAGGCACAAAACCCTTCCTTTGATAAGTGTACAGTACCATCCTGAAGCAGCACCGGGTCCGCAGGATTCCGCATATATTTTTGATGACTTTGTAAAAATGCTGTAG
- the carB gene encoding carbamoyl-phosphate synthase (glutamine-hydrolyzing) large subunit, producing the protein MPRNINIKKVLVIGSGPIVIGQAAEFDYSGTQACKSLREEGIEVVLINSNPATIMTDTQSADKVYIEPITLEFVKKIIYKEKPDGILASLGGQTGLNMAVELAEDGIIDELNIELLGTSLSSIKKAEDRELFKETMQEIDEKVAPSKIVTTMQDAIDFAEEIGFPIIIRPAYTLGGSGGGIANTMEEFKYICGKGLKLSMISQVLLEQSVAGWKEIEYEVMRDSNDNCIIICNMENFDPVGVHTGDSIVVAPSQTLSDVEYQMLRTASIKIIRALDIKGGCNIQFALNPDSFEYVVIEVNPRVSRSSALASKATGYPIARVTAKIAIGMTLDEIKNSVTKTTSACFEPSLDYVVTKVPRWPFDKFANADRSLGTQMKATGEVMAIGRTFEESLLKAIDSLDIKFNYQLGLSLFDSMSREDLVEYIKHPSDQRMFAICKAIQKGVSAGEIVRITKIDDFFIRKLKKIVRLGEEITNAGIAWLDYDLYAKAKKIGFGDSYIANLANVPLEKILELRQKYPINPVYKIVDTCAGEFEAATPYYYSTYEDRDDVEVTTGDKVLVIGSGPIRIGQGIEFDYCSVHSVETLKQMGIESIIINNNPETVSTDFDTSDKLYFEPLTKECVLDIIEKEKPLGVIVQFGGQTAINLAETLHQEGVNILGTSVHSIDVAEDRDKFLKLLESLDIPIPEGNTAFSFQHSKEIANKIGYPVLVRPSYVLGGRAMEIVYNDKTLEEYITMASEISSEHPILIDKYVVGKEMEVDGICDENEVLIPGIMEHIERAGVHSGDSIAVYPPRNLSQKVKDTIEDYTIRLAKAMKVKGLFNIQFVMDSNEKVYVIEVNPRASRTVPIMSKITGIPMVGVATKLIMGKTLKELGYKNGLAKETDFYAVKAPVFSFAKLTTVDTFLGPEMKSTGEVMGVDKDYYNALYKAVAASGTKIPSGGNVLLSVADRDKTECRDIANKLLELGFKLSATKGTYEALKHANLPVELIEEEKVLDLIKEDKITLVINTPTRGKMPERKGFVLRRTAMEYNIPCITSLDTTNAVLSILERLIADNKADVYALDEYSIYRG; encoded by the coding sequence ATGCCAAGGAATATAAATATAAAAAAGGTTTTGGTAATAGGTTCAGGGCCTATCGTAATAGGTCAGGCGGCGGAGTTTGACTATTCCGGTACTCAAGCCTGCAAGTCCTTACGGGAAGAAGGTATTGAAGTTGTTCTGATTAACAGTAATCCGGCAACAATTATGACAGATACCCAATCAGCTGATAAGGTATATATTGAACCCATTACTCTGGAATTTGTTAAGAAAATCATATACAAGGAAAAGCCTGATGGAATTCTTGCTTCACTTGGCGGTCAAACAGGACTTAACATGGCTGTTGAACTGGCTGAAGACGGAATTATTGATGAGCTTAACATAGAACTTCTGGGAACTTCCCTCTCCTCTATAAAAAAGGCTGAGGACAGAGAGCTTTTCAAAGAGACAATGCAAGAAATTGACGAAAAGGTTGCCCCAAGTAAAATTGTAACAACCATGCAGGATGCTATTGATTTTGCAGAAGAAATCGGCTTCCCTATTATTATAAGGCCCGCGTATACACTGGGAGGCTCCGGTGGCGGAATTGCAAATACTATGGAGGAATTCAAATATATTTGCGGTAAAGGCCTCAAACTCAGTATGATTAGTCAGGTTCTCCTTGAACAGAGCGTTGCAGGCTGGAAGGAAATTGAATACGAGGTAATGCGTGACAGCAACGATAACTGTATTATTATATGTAATATGGAAAACTTTGATCCTGTTGGAGTACATACAGGAGACAGTATTGTTGTCGCTCCCAGCCAGACCCTGTCTGACGTTGAATATCAGATGCTGAGAACAGCTTCCATAAAGATAATAAGAGCTTTGGATATAAAGGGAGGCTGCAACATACAGTTTGCTTTAAATCCGGACAGCTTTGAGTATGTTGTTATAGAGGTAAATCCAAGAGTAAGCCGTTCAAGTGCATTGGCATCAAAGGCTACCGGATATCCAATTGCCAGAGTTACTGCAAAAATAGCTATCGGAATGACACTGGACGAAATAAAGAACTCCGTTACAAAAACCACCAGTGCGTGCTTTGAGCCGTCTTTGGACTATGTTGTAACTAAAGTCCCCCGCTGGCCTTTTGATAAGTTCGCCAATGCCGACAGAAGCCTTGGAACACAGATGAAGGCTACCGGAGAGGTTATGGCCATCGGACGTACCTTTGAGGAATCCCTGCTTAAAGCAATCGACTCTCTTGATATAAAGTTTAATTATCAGTTGGGGCTCAGCCTGTTTGACAGCATGAGCCGAGAAGACCTTGTTGAATATATAAAGCACCCCAGTGACCAGAGAATGTTTGCGATTTGCAAAGCCATACAAAAGGGCGTTTCAGCAGGTGAAATAGTCAGAATTACAAAAATTGACGACTTCTTTATAAGAAAGCTAAAAAAGATTGTAAGACTGGGAGAAGAAATAACAAATGCAGGTATTGCATGGCTTGATTATGATTTATATGCTAAGGCAAAGAAAATAGGTTTTGGTGATTCCTATATAGCCAATCTTGCCAACGTACCTCTTGAAAAAATACTTGAATTAAGACAAAAGTACCCTATCAACCCTGTTTACAAAATTGTTGATACCTGTGCAGGTGAGTTTGAAGCCGCTACTCCTTACTATTACTCAACCTATGAGGATAGAGACGATGTTGAGGTTACTACAGGTGATAAGGTTCTGGTTATAGGCTCAGGCCCAATAAGAATTGGTCAGGGTATAGAATTCGACTATTGCAGCGTACATTCCGTTGAAACCCTTAAACAAATGGGAATTGAATCAATTATTATTAATAATAATCCCGAAACTGTAAGCACGGACTTTGATACCTCCGACAAGCTGTATTTTGAACCCCTTACCAAGGAATGTGTTCTGGATATTATTGAAAAGGAAAAACCCCTTGGTGTTATTGTTCAATTCGGAGGTCAGACTGCAATAAATCTGGCCGAAACACTGCATCAGGAAGGTGTTAATATTCTCGGAACCTCAGTTCACAGTATTGATGTTGCCGAAGACAGGGATAAATTTTTAAAGCTTCTGGAATCTTTGGATATTCCTATTCCAGAAGGTAATACAGCTTTTTCCTTTCAACACTCAAAGGAGATTGCCAATAAAATAGGTTATCCCGTTCTGGTAAGGCCATCCTACGTACTTGGAGGCCGTGCCATGGAAATTGTATATAATGACAAAACTCTTGAAGAGTATATCACTATGGCTTCGGAAATTTCCTCTGAACATCCTATTCTAATTGACAAATATGTAGTTGGTAAAGAAATGGAAGTTGATGGGATATGTGACGAAAATGAAGTTCTTATTCCCGGAATCATGGAGCATATAGAACGTGCAGGAGTTCACTCAGGAGACAGTATTGCTGTTTATCCTCCGAGAAATCTTTCCCAAAAGGTAAAAGATACTATCGAGGACTATACCATTCGACTTGCCAAGGCTATGAAAGTAAAAGGTTTGTTTAATATACAATTCGTTATGGACAGCAATGAAAAAGTGTATGTAATTGAGGTTAATCCCCGTGCCAGCAGAACTGTACCTATAATGAGCAAGATAACGGGTATTCCTATGGTAGGTGTAGCCACCAAGTTAATTATGGGCAAGACACTAAAAGAATTGGGTTATAAAAACGGCCTTGCTAAAGAAACCGATTTTTATGCAGTAAAAGCACCTGTATTTTCATTTGCAAAGCTGACTACAGTTGATACGTTCCTAGGGCCGGAAATGAAGTCTACGGGTGAGGTTATGGGTGTTGACAAGGATTACTACAATGCATTGTACAAGGCTGTAGCTGCTTCAGGTACTAAAATACCCTCCGGCGGAAATGTACTCTTGTCTGTTGCGGACAGGGATAAAACCGAGTGCCGTGATATAGCCAATAAGTTGCTTGAGCTTGGATTTAAACTGTCAGCTACCAAAGGAACTTACGAGGCATTGAAGCATGCAAACCTTCCTGTTGAACTTATTGAAGAAGAAAAAGTTCTGGATTTGATTAAGGAAGATAAAATAACACTGGTAATTAATACTCCTACAAGAGGTAAAATGCCTGAAAGAAAAGGGTTTGTCTTAAGAAGAACCGCAATGGAATACAATATTCCGTGCATAACTTCTCTTGATACGACCAATGCAGTTTTAAGCATTCTGGAGCGTCTTATAGCAGACAACAAGGCAGACGTTTATGCCCTTGATGAATATTCGATATATAGAGGATAA
- the argF gene encoding ornithine carbamoyltransferase has translation MKHLLSLNDLSTDEIHDLLKLSEKLKRQTKEGVQHHLLKGKTLGMIFTKSSTRTRVSFEVGMYQLGGYSLFLSSNDIQLGRGESIFDTANVLSRYIDGIMIRTFKQSDVEDLAKYGTIPVINGLTDEMHPCQILADLLTVYEHKGKLEGLKLAYIGDGNNVAHSLLHGCAKTGMDIAIASPKGYECDSRYVDEAKEAAKASGSKIVLTQDPVEAIANADVVYADTWISMGQEEQKEEKLNIFMPYQINSQLFAKAKEDAIFLHCLPAYRGYEVTEDVIDGAQSVIFDEAENRLHAQKAVMATLMG, from the coding sequence ATGAAACATTTATTAAGTCTTAATGATTTAAGCACTGATGAAATACATGATTTACTAAAACTATCCGAAAAGCTTAAAAGACAGACAAAGGAAGGGGTACAGCACCACCTTCTAAAGGGCAAGACCCTTGGAATGATTTTCACAAAGTCATCCACCAGAACCAGAGTTTCTTTTGAAGTAGGTATGTATCAACTGGGTGGGTACTCCCTCTTTTTAAGCTCAAATGATATACAGCTTGGCAGGGGTGAATCAATTTTTGATACTGCTAATGTTCTGTCCCGTTATATAGACGGAATTATGATAAGAACCTTCAAGCAAAGCGACGTTGAAGACCTTGCAAAGTATGGAACTATCCCGGTAATAAACGGTCTGACTGACGAAATGCATCCATGTCAGATACTTGCAGACTTGCTGACTGTTTATGAGCACAAAGGGAAACTTGAAGGTCTGAAGCTTGCATATATAGGTGACGGAAATAATGTTGCCCATTCCCTTTTGCATGGCTGTGCAAAAACCGGAATGGACATTGCAATAGCTTCTCCTAAAGGCTACGAATGTGACAGCAGATACGTGGATGAAGCAAAAGAAGCTGCAAAGGCCAGTGGTTCCAAGATAGTACTAACTCAAGACCCTGTTGAGGCAATTGCCAATGCAGACGTTGTCTATGCTGATACCTGGATAAGCATGGGTCAGGAAGAGCAAAAGGAAGAAAAACTTAATATATTCATGCCTTATCAGATTAATTCACAGTTGTTTGCTAAAGCAAAGGAAGACGCTATATTCCTTCACTGCCTGCCGGCATACAGAGGCTACGAAGTGACTGAGGACGTCATAGATGGTGCTCAATCTGTTATTTTCGATGAAGCAGAAAATCGTCTCCACGCTCAAAAGGCAGTAATGGCAACCCTGATGGGTTAA
- a CDS encoding GNAT family N-acetyltransferase: protein MNYSFIIRKATIEDAPAIATIIQESFKKYMQDTGLSVMMDALTESIDTIEADIAEKEVYIALIDNNPVGTIRIKIMPDKSAYISRFGVMLDYHNIGIGKSLMNLADKILMHNGVKKVSLHTASKYRDLIRFYYGRGFYIESTSTDRGYIRALLVKEYI, encoded by the coding sequence ATGAATTATTCATTTATTATCAGAAAAGCTACTATAGAAGATGCTCCTGCTATTGCAACTATTATACAGGAATCCTTTAAAAAATATATGCAGGATACAGGTTTATCTGTAATGATGGATGCTTTAACAGAAAGTATAGATACTATAGAAGCGGACATTGCTGAAAAAGAAGTTTATATAGCCCTTATTGACAATAATCCGGTAGGCACTATAAGGATTAAGATAATGCCGGATAAATCAGCATATATAAGCCGTTTTGGAGTCATGCTTGATTATCACAATATAGGTATTGGTAAATCCCTTATGAACCTTGCAGATAAGATTTTAATGCATAATGGGGTAAAAAAGGTAAGCCTGCACACTGCTTCAAAATATCGCGACCTTATTCGCTTCTATTACGGCAGAGGGTTTTACATAGAATCAACCAGTACTGACAGGGGCTACATAAGAGCCTTGTTGGTAAAAGAATATATTTAG
- a CDS encoding DUF3794 domain-containing protein yields the protein MSQFEISKKSQCCGGEDFDYDGGKKFGEKCIKVPEVIGRNSCQTLVECVIPFPEQYPAVEIKDIHKEVRDLIVHVCKNKVLINGVLHKNINYKTYEGKSDFYYCYQKYDSYYGDVRHVAVNIPFACFIEVPGACPGDDFEIEYAGAEDSCEIDILEDPICEKGPVTQYRKLREKVIVKIDLKVLRHIQITVKPEKCNICP from the coding sequence ATGTCACAATTTGAAATTAGTAAGAAAAGCCAGTGCTGTGGCGGTGAAGATTTTGATTATGACGGAGGAAAAAAATTTGGTGAAAAGTGTATTAAAGTACCTGAGGTTATTGGTAGAAACAGCTGTCAAACCTTAGTGGAGTGTGTTATTCCATTCCCAGAGCAGTATCCCGCTGTTGAAATCAAGGATATTCACAAAGAGGTAAGAGACCTAATAGTACACGTATGTAAAAACAAGGTTCTTATTAACGGTGTTCTGCATAAGAATATAAACTACAAAACTTACGAAGGTAAAAGCGATTTTTATTACTGTTATCAGAAATACGACAGCTATTACGGAGATGTAAGGCATGTTGCAGTTAATATACCATTTGCATGTTTTATAGAAGTTCCCGGAGCTTGCCCCGGTGACGATTTTGAAATAGAATATGCAGGTGCAGAAGATTCTTGCGAAATAGATATTCTGGAAGATCCAATTTGTGAGAAAGGCCCGGTTACCCAGTATAGAAAATTAAGAGAAAAGGTTATTGTAAAGATAGACCTTAAAGTACTAAGGCATATACAAATAACAGTTAAACCTGAAAAATGTAATATATGTCCGTAA
- the cooS gene encoding anaerobic carbon-monoxide dehydrogenase catalytic subunit, with protein sequence MSDKDIKNSFEKSAETMRGDKTTFGSKLTKEDSNDPNTHSDIHNRISIDYDKIEKSPSMEEVHKWQREHIKKNDQSKEGYPLNVIIDPAMREMYQVVHDSGMTNVFDRFSQQQPIQCKFCIEGLSCQLCANGPCRINDKVPRGTCGVDAHTMVARNFMYRHVTIGTSANIFHCHQAARTLKAAGEHPDSGLKIRDPEKLKKYADMAGLNANQPIDKLAIEFATWVMDDIHAPYHIPSKAVEAFAPAQRKELWNKLGLFPGGGYSEVAYAQTRCMTNFTSDPVEFLLNSVRLGVANEYQGLFLLDIIQEILMGTQEIAQKKQNMGLLKDNMINVVTNGHMPLLAHVAIDLASTDEWQQKAKAAGADGIQILGHVCEGQQLMNYEGTHNQKGYGGQEGEWLSQEYLLATGVVDLFMFDYNCTVATMPLFAKRFGTKLLSTHPVIQLQGTETLDFIPEKMNQQASKALDMAIDAFKQRKSENRKTYIPPHVSDCTVGFSTEPIRNALGGSFDPLIEQIANGNIRGIATIVGCTTARFGQGGSNIFKITKGLIANNILVLSGGCTSSVMEYTGLTDPKAADECGEGLKAVCKQLGIPPVLSYGACVDIGKMTHTAKELADALKVDTNKLPLVIGAPEYLEQKAVADACTAVALGWLVHIAPVPSITGSDVVVKTLTETTETLGLGKVVVELDAEKTVQIYVDHIEKKRKELGLN encoded by the coding sequence ATGTCAGACAAGGATATAAAAAACTCTTTTGAAAAAAGTGCTGAAACTATGAGGGGAGATAAAACAACCTTCGGTTCAAAGCTTACAAAAGAAGACTCAAATGATCCCAACACTCACTCGGATATTCACAATCGTATCAGTATTGATTATGACAAGATTGAAAAATCTCCTTCAATGGAGGAGGTTCACAAGTGGCAAAGAGAGCACATTAAGAAAAATGACCAGTCCAAGGAAGGTTATCCTCTTAATGTTATTATCGATCCTGCTATGCGAGAAATGTATCAGGTTGTCCACGACTCCGGAATGACCAATGTATTTGACAGGTTCAGTCAACAGCAGCCTATTCAATGTAAGTTCTGTATTGAAGGTCTTTCCTGTCAGCTCTGTGCTAACGGCCCCTGCCGTATTAATGACAAAGTACCCAGAGGAACCTGTGGTGTTGATGCACACACAATGGTAGCCAGAAACTTTATGTATCGTCATGTAACAATAGGAACTTCCGCAAATATTTTTCACTGTCATCAAGCCGCGCGAACTTTGAAAGCCGCCGGAGAACATCCTGATAGCGGACTTAAAATAAGAGACCCTGAAAAGTTAAAGAAATATGCCGATATGGCAGGTCTAAACGCAAACCAGCCTATTGATAAACTGGCAATTGAGTTTGCCACGTGGGTTATGGATGATATCCATGCTCCCTACCATATTCCCTCAAAGGCCGTAGAAGCCTTTGCTCCTGCTCAGCGCAAGGAGCTTTGGAACAAGCTGGGTTTGTTCCCCGGAGGCGGTTACAGCGAAGTTGCTTATGCTCAGACACGTTGTATGACAAACTTTACTTCAGACCCCGTTGAATTTCTTTTAAACAGCGTACGTCTTGGTGTAGCAAATGAATATCAGGGACTATTTCTCTTGGACATTATACAAGAAATCCTTATGGGAACTCAGGAAATTGCTCAAAAGAAACAGAACATGGGACTGCTGAAGGATAACATGATAAATGTTGTTACAAACGGACATATGCCATTGCTTGCTCATGTTGCAATTGACTTAGCATCAACGGATGAGTGGCAGCAAAAAGCAAAAGCAGCGGGTGCTGATGGAATTCAGATACTGGGCCATGTCTGTGAAGGTCAGCAATTGATGAACTATGAGGGAACACACAATCAGAAGGGTTACGGAGGGCAGGAAGGTGAATGGCTTTCACAGGAATATCTCCTTGCAACGGGAGTTGTTGACCTTTTCATGTTCGACTATAACTGTACTGTAGCTACAATGCCTTTGTTTGCAAAGAGATTCGGTACAAAGCTTTTAAGTACCCACCCAGTTATACAGCTTCAGGGAACAGAAACTTTGGACTTCATTCCCGAGAAGATGAACCAGCAGGCTTCAAAAGCACTGGATATGGCAATTGATGCTTTCAAGCAGCGTAAATCAGAAAACAGAAAAACCTATATTCCCCCTCATGTATCCGATTGTACAGTTGGTTTCAGTACCGAGCCAATCAGAAATGCTCTTGGAGGAAGCTTCGACCCTCTTATTGAGCAAATAGCAAACGGTAATATCAGAGGTATTGCTACCATCGTTGGATGTACCACAGCCCGGTTTGGTCAGGGTGGAAGCAATATATTCAAGATAACAAAAGGACTTATTGCCAATAATATTCTTGTTCTTTCAGGCGGATGTACTTCTTCTGTAATGGAATATACCGGGTTAACAGACCCAAAGGCTGCCGACGAATGTGGCGAGGGTTTGAAGGCTGTCTGCAAACAGCTTGGTATCCCTCCTGTACTTTCATATGGTGCTTGTGTTGATATCGGTAAAATGACTCATACCGCAAAAGAGCTTGCAGATGCCCTAAAAGTGGATACAAATAAGCTTCCGTTGGTAATCGGCGCTCCTGAATACCTTGAACAAAAGGCTGTGGCAGACGCATGTACCGCTGTAGCTCTTGGCTGGCTTGTGCATATTGCCCCGGTACCTTCCATTACCGGAAGTGATGTAGTTGTAAAAACCCTAACAGAGACAACAGAGACCCTTGGTTTAGGTAAGGTAGTTGTAGAGCTTGATGCCGAGAAAACTGTTCAAATTTATGTTGACCATATTGAAAAGAAACGTAAAGAATTGGGCTTGAACTAA
- a CDS encoding YitT family protein — MGKVLSTLKSYLLITFGAGITALAINIFLVPYKIAPGGLSGLATVLYYLTNGKLSIGITMLAINVPLFLMGYKFIGRKFFIRTLYGTVVLSVIIDATEKYMGNIAQKLLLNGTTSSMAPDILLYSIIGGFLSGIGLGIVLKMDATTGGTELAAKLLNKLFHSLTIGQMLLAIDAIIIMFAIIVFNSILIGLYSLVSLFITIKVIDAIVEGVDYARAIFIISEKQDEISQRLLVELDRGVTELKGRGVYSGKDKNVLLCVAARTQVQQLKEIVHEIDKNAFMILTDVREVMGEGFTGVVSK; from the coding sequence ATGGGAAAAGTACTGTCAACGCTTAAAAGTTATTTGCTGATAACCTTTGGTGCGGGAATAACCGCTTTAGCAATAAATATATTTCTTGTTCCATACAAGATAGCACCCGGCGGACTCAGCGGACTGGCAACAGTTCTCTATTATCTGACAAACGGAAAGCTAAGTATAGGAATTACAATGCTTGCAATTAATGTACCCCTTTTTCTCATGGGTTACAAGTTTATAGGGAGAAAATTTTTCATAAGAACTTTGTATGGAACGGTTGTTTTGTCAGTAATCATTGATGCAACTGAAAAATATATGGGAAATATAGCTCAAAAACTTTTACTTAACGGAACAACCAGCTCTATGGCTCCGGATATATTGCTATATAGTATAATCGGAGGTTTTTTAAGTGGAATCGGACTTGGGATTGTTCTGAAGATGGATGCTACCACTGGAGGAACTGAACTGGCAGCAAAACTTTTAAACAAGTTGTTTCACAGTCTGACTATAGGGCAAATGCTCCTTGCTATAGATGCCATAATAATAATGTTTGCTATTATTGTCTTTAACAGTATTCTGATAGGGCTATATTCTCTTGTAAGCCTTTTTATCACTATTAAAGTAATTGATGCTATTGTTGAGGGTGTAGACTACGCCAGAGCTATTTTTATCATTTCAGAGAAGCAGGACGAAATATCACAGAGATTGCTTGTAGAACTTGACAGGGGAGTTACCGAATTAAAGGGTAGAGGAGTTTATTCGGGAAAGGATAAAAATGTACTGCTGTGTGTAGCTGCAAGGACACAGGTTCAACAGTTGAAAGAGATTGTACATGAGATTGATAAAAATGCTTTTATGATACTGACTGATGTGAGAGAGGTTATGGGAGAAGGGTTTACGGGAGTTGTTTCAAAGTAA